From Balneola sp. MJW-20, the proteins below share one genomic window:
- a CDS encoding LVIVD repeat-containing protein, which produces MEPVPASYSSSPEINPKKPYSNVMNRMSDPRVGLDAGLFDAEEAIWNLELVSQTPPPEKYLGVTNSDLAFQGNYAFQGNYNGVMVWDLTNPQQPSLIMDYLCPASQSDVSVYGNLMFVSGEGLGGRLDCGTEGVDQAVSQERLRGIRIFDISNIEEPEYIANVQTCRGSHTHSVLKDPEDDENVYVYVSGSASVRPEEELPGCVSADPDEDPNSALFRIEVIKVPLADPESAAIVNSPRIFENLTRAPQHGLTEAEKVQQAEQLAAARERGAFIADFFGRERVIPGRIIQGFLAQIVEERGGSGEPTAADSTVLRESLVERLEARFGSPSDDEGEGRGPNQCHDITLYPEIGLAGGACEGYGLLLDISDPVNPKRVDAVADSNFSYWHSATFSNDGKKVLFTDEWGGGGQPKCRDTDPLEWGANAIFTIDGTKMNFESYYKMPAPQTTMENCVAHNGSLIPVPGREIMVQSWYQGGISVFDWTDPSNPVEIAYHDRGPVNGERMAMGGSWSVYWYNGLIVNSEIARGLDIFKLEANPYLTQNEIDAANTVKLDYLNAQGQPMFKWPSTYALAKAYIDQLDRDNALNGDEIRNIRTRLKRAEMASGTMKNQMLGDLAGRIEGSADNSAHGEKMRMLAGTLRDLASM; this is translated from the coding sequence ATGGAGCCGGTACCTGCTTCTTACAGCTCCTCTCCAGAGATCAATCCTAAGAAACCATATTCCAACGTAATGAACCGCATGAGCGACCCCAGGGTCGGACTGGACGCCGGTTTATTTGATGCTGAAGAAGCGATCTGGAACCTGGAGCTTGTTTCACAGACACCACCCCCCGAAAAATATCTGGGAGTGACCAACTCTGATCTGGCTTTTCAAGGTAACTATGCTTTTCAGGGTAACTATAACGGCGTGATGGTATGGGACCTCACGAACCCTCAACAACCATCATTGATCATGGATTATCTGTGTCCGGCGTCTCAGAGTGATGTATCCGTATACGGGAACCTGATGTTTGTATCTGGTGAAGGCCTGGGTGGTCGTCTGGATTGCGGAACAGAAGGTGTAGACCAAGCCGTAAGTCAGGAACGACTTAGAGGTATTCGTATTTTCGATATTTCCAATATCGAAGAGCCTGAATATATCGCCAATGTACAGACCTGCCGTGGTTCTCACACGCATTCTGTATTGAAAGATCCTGAAGATGACGAAAACGTCTACGTCTATGTATCAGGTTCTGCTTCGGTACGACCAGAAGAAGAACTTCCAGGTTGTGTAAGTGCAGATCCGGATGAGGATCCTAACTCAGCTCTGTTCCGTATTGAAGTAATTAAAGTACCATTAGCTGATCCCGAAAGTGCAGCGATCGTAAATTCCCCAAGGATCTTTGAGAACCTGACCAGGGCTCCTCAGCACGGTCTGACTGAAGCTGAGAAAGTTCAGCAGGCAGAACAACTTGCTGCAGCTCGTGAAAGAGGCGCATTTATTGCCGATTTTTTTGGCAGAGAGCGAGTTATTCCCGGACGTATTATCCAGGGCTTTTTAGCACAGATCGTTGAAGAAAGGGGAGGATCCGGTGAACCTACGGCTGCAGATAGTACAGTGCTGAGAGAAAGTCTGGTAGAAAGACTGGAAGCACGATTCGGTTCTCCTTCAGATGATGAAGGTGAAGGCCGTGGTCCTAACCAGTGCCATGATATTACTCTTTATCCTGAGATAGGACTCGCAGGTGGTGCCTGTGAAGGCTATGGATTGTTGCTGGATATTTCTGATCCGGTTAATCCTAAGCGTGTGGATGCAGTAGCTGATTCAAACTTTTCTTACTGGCATTCAGCAACTTTTAGTAACGACGGTAAAAAAGTTCTCTTTACCGATGAGTGGGGCGGAGGTGGTCAGCCTAAGTGCCGCGACACCGATCCTTTGGAGTGGGGTGCAAATGCGATCTTTACGATTGACGGCACCAAAATGAACTTCGAAAGTTATTATAAAATGCCTGCACCGCAGACCACAATGGAAAACTGTGTAGCTCACAACGGATCACTGATACCTGTTCCGGGACGTGAAATCATGGTGCAGTCCTGGTATCAGGGTGGAATTTCCGTATTTGACTGGACTGACCCTTCAAACCCTGTGGAGATCGCTTATCATGACAGAGGGCCTGTTAATGGCGAAAGAATGGCAATGGGCGGAAGCTGGTCTGTATACTGGTACAACGGACTGATCGTAAACTCTGAGATCGCAAGAGGTCTGGATATCTTCAAACTGGAAGCGAACCCATATCTTACTCAGAATGAGATCGATGCTGCAAACACAGTCAAACTGGATTATCTGAATGCACAGGGTCAGCCTATGTTTAAGTGGCCATCCACCTATGCACTGGCTAAAGCGTATATCGATCAGCTGGATCGTGATAATGCACTTAACGGTGATGAGATCCGTAATATCAGAACCAGACTGAAGAGAGCTGAAATGGCATCAGGTACGATGAAGAATCAGATGCTTGGTGATCTTGCAGGCCGAATTGAAGGCAGTGCAGATAACTCAGCACACGGTGAGAAAATGAGAATGCTTGCCGGTACTCTCAGAGATCTGGCTTCCATGTAA
- a CDS encoding M24 family metallopeptidase, whose product MLRSIFLFAVVILLTITGLQAQSVPEILPMRERAKVIDDLLEDKIKNTLPSLMRQSDIDMWVVVSREYNEDPVIETLLPATWLAARRRTILVMFDRGEEEGVETLAVARYDVGTMFKRAWDPENEPDQWERLRQIITERDPDKIGVNLSDNWGLADGIVATDLEQMKEAIGENLSSRIVSAEKLAVAWLETRTDREMQIYPNIVRIAHDIIAEGFSEKVIQPGVTTTEDVVWWYREKIRELKLITWFHPSVSIQRADPESFDHLRSFSSRPDNNVIMPGDLLHVDFGIKYLRLNTDTQQHAYVLRPEETEVPAYLIRAFDNGNRLQDIFTENFEEGRTGNEVLKMSREQAIEEGIKPSIYTHPIGYHGHAAGTTLGMWDKQEGVPGTGDYPLHLNTAYSIELNAATFIEEWGKEIRIMLEEDAYFDSSGVWYIDGRQKEIMTIPRIPAKQ is encoded by the coding sequence ATGCTGCGATCCATTTTCTTATTTGCTGTTGTGATACTCTTAACCATTACCGGGTTGCAGGCCCAGTCTGTTCCTGAAATCCTGCCCATGCGGGAAAGAGCAAAAGTGATCGACGATCTTCTGGAAGATAAGATCAAGAATACACTCCCTTCTTTGATGAGGCAGTCTGATATTGATATGTGGGTGGTGGTATCAAGAGAGTACAATGAAGATCCGGTTATAGAGACACTATTACCGGCTACCTGGCTGGCCGCACGCCGGCGAACTATTCTGGTGATGTTTGACAGGGGTGAAGAGGAAGGAGTAGAAACCCTTGCTGTTGCGAGGTATGACGTAGGGACCATGTTCAAGAGGGCCTGGGATCCAGAGAATGAACCGGATCAGTGGGAAAGACTTCGGCAGATCATTACAGAAAGGGATCCTGATAAAATAGGAGTCAACCTTTCAGATAACTGGGGCCTGGCTGACGGGATCGTGGCAACAGATCTTGAACAGATGAAAGAAGCTATTGGTGAAAACCTCAGTTCCAGGATCGTTTCCGCTGAAAAGCTGGCAGTTGCATGGCTGGAGACCCGTACCGATCGTGAAATGCAGATCTATCCAAATATTGTCAGGATAGCTCATGATATCATAGCAGAAGGTTTCTCTGAAAAAGTGATCCAGCCCGGTGTAACCACCACTGAAGATGTGGTATGGTGGTACCGGGAAAAGATACGGGAACTGAAACTGATCACCTGGTTCCATCCCAGTGTGTCTATACAGAGAGCAGATCCTGAATCATTTGATCATCTGAGATCTTTTTCAAGCCGACCTGATAATAACGTGATCATGCCGGGAGACCTGTTACATGTCGATTTCGGAATCAAGTATCTCAGATTAAATACCGATACTCAGCAGCATGCGTATGTTCTAAGACCTGAAGAAACAGAGGTGCCGGCTTACCTCATCCGGGCTTTTGATAACGGAAACCGACTTCAGGATATATTCACGGAAAATTTTGAGGAGGGTCGGACCGGAAATGAAGTTCTGAAAATGTCGCGGGAGCAGGCGATCGAAGAAGGCATAAAACCGAGTATCTATACCCATCCCATCGGTTATCACGGCCATGCTGCCGGAACTACTTTAGGTATGTGGGACAAACAGGAAGGAGTACCCGGAACGGGAGATTACCCGCTTCATCTGAATACAGCCTACTCTATTGAATTAAATGCAGCTACGTTTATTGAAGAGTGGGGAAAAGAGATCCGCATCATGCTTGAGGAAGATGCTTATTTTGACTCAAGTGGGGTTTGGTATATCGATGGAAGACAGAAAGAGATCATGACTATTCCCAGAATACCTGCAAAGCAATAG
- a CDS encoding class I adenylate-forming enzyme family protein — protein sequence MDDLDLEQKIEHARSVTDRLPPLEVNFVQLIKKGIGQDKTYLIYIDSDDRRTEISYRNFYDYVLNTAKYYQFKGLRKGDKIATISHNHWHTVVQYFAAWFCGLVVVPINLGEDDQRIAYILQNAEVKLALVREDYSDRIQSIADNTAGIKDLKITVCTEDSSVFMKAGGNLYEADIQEETDALIVFTSGTTGNPKGVVLTQGNLLQDARAIQQWHYMDSGTRMMCVLPIHHVNGTVVTMITPFFMNGSTVLNQKFSPGKFFEIISEEKVHIVSVVPTLLQYLSSYYEDKKIPEFNSLRHIICGAGPLTVKVARTFEERFHVPIIHGYGLSETTCYSCFIPAEQDPDEHRMWMRDFGYPSIGIPVPANEMDIQDPDGNTLNEEERGEIVIRGLNVMKGYFNNRVANEKAFAHGWFRSGDEGFYKLDDEGNRYFFITGRLKELIIRGGVNLAPLEIDEVINKAPGVKAGIAVGFENDWYGEEVGAFVQLKDGAVENPEAIINYCREHLPFSKCPKTVVFGDQIPVTSTGKYQRIKVAHLFDEWKEVQFREEM from the coding sequence ATGGATGACCTAGATCTAGAACAAAAAATCGAGCATGCACGGTCTGTAACAGACAGACTCCCGCCACTGGAAGTGAATTTTGTTCAGCTGATCAAAAAAGGAATAGGTCAGGATAAGACCTATCTGATCTACATTGACAGTGACGACCGGCGCACGGAGATCAGTTACCGTAATTTTTATGATTATGTTTTGAATACTGCAAAGTATTATCAGTTTAAGGGACTGAGGAAAGGAGATAAGATCGCAACGATCTCTCATAATCACTGGCATACCGTAGTCCAGTATTTTGCTGCCTGGTTTTGTGGTTTGGTAGTGGTTCCGATCAACCTCGGAGAAGATGATCAGCGTATCGCTTACATACTTCAGAATGCTGAAGTGAAACTGGCATTGGTCAGGGAAGATTATTCGGATCGAATTCAATCGATCGCAGACAACACAGCTGGTATCAAAGACCTGAAGATCACCGTTTGCACTGAGGATAGCAGTGTTTTCATGAAAGCAGGTGGAAATCTGTATGAGGCAGATATTCAGGAAGAGACCGATGCACTGATCGTTTTTACTTCAGGAACGACCGGGAACCCGAAAGGCGTAGTCCTGACTCAGGGAAACTTACTACAGGACGCCCGCGCTATTCAGCAATGGCATTATATGGACTCCGGCACCCGTATGATGTGCGTATTGCCAATCCATCATGTAAACGGTACGGTTGTGACTATGATCACTCCCTTTTTTATGAATGGATCAACGGTCCTGAATCAGAAATTCAGCCCCGGGAAATTCTTTGAGATAATATCCGAGGAAAAAGTTCATATTGTTAGTGTGGTGCCGACACTGCTTCAGTACCTGAGTAGTTATTATGAAGATAAAAAGATCCCCGAATTCAATTCTTTGAGGCATATCATCTGTGGTGCCGGCCCTCTGACCGTTAAAGTAGCCCGGACATTTGAAGAACGATTTCATGTTCCGATCATTCACGGTTATGGTTTGTCAGAAACCACCTGTTATTCCTGCTTTATTCCCGCTGAACAGGATCCTGATGAACACAGAATGTGGATGAGAGATTTCGGATATCCGAGTATCGGGATACCGGTTCCGGCTAACGAAATGGACATTCAGGATCCCGATGGTAATACTCTGAATGAGGAGGAAAGAGGGGAGATCGTGATAAGGGGACTGAACGTGATGAAAGGCTATTTCAATAATCGTGTTGCCAATGAAAAAGCATTTGCTCACGGGTGGTTTCGTTCAGGAGACGAAGGATTTTATAAATTAGATGACGAAGGAAACCGGTATTTCTTTATAACCGGGCGACTGAAGGAACTGATCATACGCGGAGGAGTAAATCTTGCTCCTCTGGAGATCGATGAGGTGATAAATAAAGCTCCGGGGGTAAAAGCAGGTATCGCCGTGGGGTTTGAGAATGACTGGTATGGTGAAGAAGTGGGAGCCTTTGTGCAACTAAAAGACGGCGCAGTGGAAAACCCGGAAGCAATTATAAATTATTGCCGGGAACATCTGCCATTTTCAAAATGTCCCAAAACAGTGGTCTTTGGTGATCAGATTCCGGTTACCTCAACCGGTAAATACCAGCGAATAAAAGTGGCTCATCTGTTTGATGAGTGGAAAGAAGTACAATTCAGAGAAGAGATGTAG
- a CDS encoding hotdog fold thioesterase has product MFVEDSLKKKADLYFNIERKHMGHALDIQFQHIGMDKIVASMPVNNRTIQPFGILHGGASVVLAETLMSVGGWFHLDSTEKAVVGVEINANHIRSVKEGGSVTGTAVPVHTGRRVQVWETTIRDNHDKLVCTSRCTLAVVNRPS; this is encoded by the coding sequence ATGTTTGTTGAAGATTCTCTGAAGAAAAAGGCTGATTTATATTTCAATATAGAGCGGAAGCACATGGGGCATGCTCTCGATATTCAGTTTCAGCATATCGGTATGGATAAGATCGTTGCAAGCATGCCGGTTAATAACCGTACCATACAGCCTTTCGGCATACTACACGGGGGAGCTTCGGTTGTTTTAGCTGAGACTCTAATGTCTGTGGGCGGTTGGTTCCATCTGGATTCCACAGAAAAGGCCGTGGTGGGTGTGGAGATCAATGCAAATCATATCCGGTCTGTAAAAGAAGGAGGCAGCGTTACAGGCACTGCCGTTCCTGTTCACACCGGACGACGAGTTCAGGTATGGGAAACAACGATCCGGGATAATCATGATAAGCTGGTATGTACTTCCAGATGCACCCTGGCAGTGGTTAACAGGCCGTCCTGA